From the genome of Geobacter sp. SVR, one region includes:
- a CDS encoding glycosyltransferase family 1 protein encodes MELIIDDRWFGETGIGRYVNEIIKRKPDNCHILHLNQNWKIKNPLSPWLLASTIKKSHADLFWSPGFMPPAGCKTPFVVSVHDLMHLHYGNSLQRLYYNQVIRRLLHNAATVLTVSEYSRNELLSWSGISAEKVVVTHNAVGADFSCEGTQYNPGFPYVLYVGNRRIYKNVNRLIEAFSLGCKRSDVKLVLSGTADPELLAIARQAGIADRIIFIGRIKEEDLSAVYRGALAVAYVSLYEGFGLPPLEAMACGTPVLTSNVTSLPEVVGDAALMVDPFDVEAIADGLRRITEDSGLQLDLQTKGLKRVELFSWDISAKKIWEVLNRAAQI; translated from the coding sequence ATGGAATTAATTATCGACGATAGATGGTTCGGTGAGACAGGAATTGGTCGGTACGTCAATGAAATTATCAAACGAAAACCTGATAATTGTCACATTTTACATCTTAACCAGAACTGGAAGATCAAAAACCCTCTTTCTCCATGGCTGCTCGCTTCAACTATCAAGAAAAGCCACGCTGACCTGTTCTGGAGCCCCGGTTTTATGCCTCCTGCCGGTTGCAAAACTCCTTTTGTTGTTAGTGTCCATGACTTGATGCATCTTCATTATGGCAATTCACTTCAACGGCTATATTATAATCAGGTTATTCGAAGATTATTGCATAATGCTGCAACGGTTCTGACCGTTTCAGAATATTCTCGTAACGAGCTACTTTCATGGTCTGGTATTTCTGCTGAAAAAGTGGTTGTAACCCATAATGCTGTTGGTGCTGATTTCAGTTGTGAAGGCACTCAATATAATCCAGGTTTTCCTTATGTCTTATATGTCGGTAATAGAAGAATATACAAAAACGTTAACCGATTAATTGAGGCGTTTAGCTTGGGGTGTAAAAGATCAGATGTAAAACTTGTACTTTCCGGTACAGCAGATCCAGAGTTGTTAGCAATAGCTAGACAGGCCGGGATTGCCGATCGGATTATTTTTATTGGTAGAATCAAGGAAGAGGATTTATCAGCCGTTTATCGCGGTGCGCTTGCGGTAGCCTATGTTTCACTCTATGAAGGTTTTGGGCTGCCTCCTTTAGAGGCAATGGCGTGTGGAACTCCAGTACTTACGTCAAATGTCACATCCTTGCCTGAAGTTGTTGGTGATGCTGCCTTGATGGTTGATCCATTTGATGTTGAAGCAATAGCTGACGGATTGAGAAGAATAACTGAAGACAGCGGCCTGCAGTTGGATCTACAAACAAAAGGTTTAAAGAGAGTAGAATTATTTAGCTGGGATATATCTGCTAAAAAAATATGGGAAGTCCTAAATAGGGCTGCACAAATTTAG
- a CDS encoding NAD(P)-dependent oxidoreductase, producing MRVIVTGGSGFIGTNLVEHFVTNGDEIINIDIVSPRNKAHTPYWINVDLCDAAKLREVIQKLLPDVILHMGARTDLDGLSISDYSANTVGVQNIIAAITGLKSLRRIIFASSRLVCRIGYQPDNEFDYCPSTPYGESKVLGEKIVRENSTQIPCPWLIVRPTSIWGPWFDIPYKTFFLTIVKGKYFHPGPEKILKSFGFIGNTVYQLQRLLDVPLYTFSAKTIYLGDYPPIDVEEMANKIQNTLGTPKIKRMNLRYLHVAAKFGDMLKRFGWKNPPLTSFRLNNLVTPMIYDLEPLKLLVGDLPFTMSQGVENTVVWLRKNGEVT from the coding sequence TTGCGAGTTATTGTTACAGGCGGTTCAGGCTTTATAGGCACTAATTTAGTAGAGCATTTTGTTACTAATGGCGATGAAATTATAAATATTGATATTGTTTCACCACGCAATAAAGCACACACCCCATACTGGATTAATGTTGACCTATGCGATGCTGCCAAATTACGAGAGGTAATTCAAAAATTATTACCGGATGTAATTCTACACATGGGAGCAAGGACCGACCTTGACGGTCTCTCCATTTCAGATTATTCCGCTAACACCGTCGGTGTTCAGAATATAATAGCAGCTATTACAGGCTTAAAATCTTTACGGCGAATAATTTTTGCCTCATCTCGACTCGTCTGTCGTATTGGATATCAGCCAGATAATGAGTTTGATTATTGCCCATCGACTCCATATGGGGAGAGCAAGGTGTTGGGTGAAAAAATAGTCAGAGAAAATTCTACGCAAATACCTTGTCCTTGGCTTATTGTACGGCCGACTTCCATTTGGGGACCATGGTTTGATATCCCTTATAAAACGTTTTTTTTAACTATTGTCAAAGGAAAATATTTCCATCCAGGTCCAGAAAAAATTTTAAAGTCGTTTGGTTTTATTGGTAATACCGTATATCAATTACAACGTCTGCTCGATGTGCCCTTATATACATTCTCTGCCAAGACCATATACTTAGGAGATTATCCTCCTATTGATGTAGAAGAGATGGCTAATAAGATACAGAACACATTGGGTACTCCAAAGATCAAGCGAATGAACTTACGATATCTTCACGTTGCAGCAAAATTTGGAGACATGCTTAAAAGATTCGGCTGGAAAAACCCGCCATTAACCTCTTTTAGGCTAAATAACCTAGTCACACCGATGATATATGATTTAGAACCCCTGAAATTATTAGTGGGTGATTTGCCCTTCACAATGTCACAAGGAGTTGAGAATACAGTTGTTTGGTTGAGGAAGAATGGAGAAGTTACTTAA
- a CDS encoding glycosyltransferase WbuB produces the protein MRILIYGLNFSPELAGIGKYTGEMAQWLAERDHEVRVITTVPYYPEWQIGPGYSGWRYLRECIGTISVFRTPLWVPEKPKTITRLLHLASFALSSLPQLLRQLAWQPDVIICIAPSFFCAPTTILFSKLSNTCSWLHIQDFEIDAMFGLGMLGDGGVLARFALGAERLLMRRFDRVSSISRSMCARLKAKGVAEQAIVHFPNWVDTDFITPQADRNRYRQQWGFNVSDNIILYSGNLGKKQGLEIILEAAMALREKTDLHFVIVGEGAHKTVLVDAAKSSALHNVHFYPLQSYQSLPDLLQMADVHLVIQKRGAADAVMPSKLTGILSAGGDAIITADADTELGKLVQENPGVATLIEPENADVLVAAIVELVQRCQTSTGGHNQIARRYAVENLGMDSVLGRFEETLREVVNM, from the coding sequence ATGCGCATCCTTATTTACGGCCTTAATTTTTCCCCCGAACTTGCCGGCATCGGTAAATACACCGGTGAGATGGCACAATGGCTGGCAGAGCGTGATCATGAAGTGCGGGTAATTACTACAGTCCCCTACTATCCAGAATGGCAAATAGGACCTGGTTATTCTGGTTGGCGCTATCTGCGTGAATGCATCGGCACGATTTCGGTATTTCGCACCCCACTCTGGGTCCCTGAAAAACCGAAAACGATCACAAGACTATTGCATCTGGCCAGCTTTGCCTTAAGCAGTTTACCTCAACTGTTGCGCCAGCTAGCTTGGCAACCGGATGTAATTATTTGTATTGCTCCTTCCTTCTTCTGCGCACCTACGACCATCCTCTTCAGCAAATTGTCAAATACCTGCAGTTGGCTGCATATCCAAGATTTCGAGATTGACGCCATGTTCGGCCTCGGGATGCTGGGAGACGGTGGAGTGCTTGCGCGCTTCGCTCTGGGCGCTGAACGCCTTCTGATGCGGCGTTTTGACCGTGTATCGTCGATCTCCCGTAGCATGTGCGCCCGCTTGAAGGCCAAAGGCGTTGCAGAACAGGCCATAGTTCATTTTCCTAACTGGGTTGACACGGATTTTATCACCCCACAAGCGGACAGAAACAGATACCGACAGCAGTGGGGTTTCAATGTCAGTGATAATATCATTCTTTACTCTGGTAACCTTGGCAAAAAACAGGGTCTTGAAATTATCCTGGAAGCTGCAATGGCATTACGAGAAAAAACCGATCTGCATTTTGTTATTGTCGGAGAGGGTGCGCATAAAACGGTTCTTGTCGATGCGGCAAAATCGAGTGCGTTGCATAACGTCCATTTCTACCCTCTGCAATCATATCAATCGTTACCGGATTTACTGCAGATGGCGGATGTTCATCTGGTGATACAGAAACGAGGTGCTGCTGATGCAGTCATGCCGTCCAAGTTGACGGGAATTCTGTCCGCTGGGGGTGATGCTATAATAACTGCTGATGCAGATACCGAACTTGGCAAACTTGTGCAGGAAAATCCAGGAGTTGCCACTTTAATAGAACCGGAAAATGCTGATGTGCTGGTTGCGGCAATTGTGGAACTTGTTCAAAGATGCCAGACTTCCACTGGTGGGCATAATCAGATTGCCAGGCGGTATGCTGTGGAAAATCTTGGGATGGATAGTGTACTTGGGCGTTTTGAAGAGACGTTGCGGGAAGTCGTGAACATGTAA
- a CDS encoding GDP-L-fucose synthase: MDKRSKIFVAGSNGLVGSALARRLQVGGYENLLLPEINELDLTCQQAVADFFCQENPEYVFLAAAKVGGIHANNTYPAEFIQINSTIQNNVIHQAWKHEVKRLLFLGSSCIYPQLAPQPMKEEHLLTGLLEPTNEPYAIAKITGIKMCEAYNRQYGTKFIAVMPTNLYGPGDNFHPENSHVLPALIRRFHEAKVQKASEVVVWGSGTPRRELLYVDDMASGCLHLMELSDEKIAPELLSYPKPCFVNLGTGEDVTIRELAETVKSIVGFEGALVFDSTKPDGTPRKMQDVSRMHDLGWRHSISLVQGIATTYAWYLESIGS, from the coding sequence ATGGATAAGCGGTCTAAAATTTTCGTTGCTGGTTCGAATGGGCTTGTAGGATCTGCACTTGCGAGACGTCTTCAGGTTGGTGGGTATGAAAACCTGCTTTTGCCAGAAATCAATGAATTGGACCTTACCTGCCAACAGGCTGTTGCTGACTTTTTTTGTCAAGAGAATCCTGAATATGTCTTTTTGGCCGCTGCCAAGGTCGGTGGTATTCATGCTAACAACACCTACCCTGCTGAATTCATTCAAATAAATTCAACAATTCAGAACAATGTAATCCATCAAGCCTGGAAACATGAGGTCAAACGCCTGCTGTTCCTCGGGTCATCTTGTATTTATCCACAATTGGCACCACAACCAATGAAGGAAGAACACCTACTGACCGGTCTTCTTGAACCGACCAACGAACCTTACGCCATAGCAAAAATCACTGGCATCAAGATGTGCGAGGCCTACAACCGCCAGTACGGCACAAAGTTTATCGCCGTTATGCCGACCAATCTCTATGGACCGGGAGACAACTTCCATCCCGAAAACAGCCATGTTTTACCTGCTCTGATCAGGCGTTTTCACGAAGCCAAAGTACAGAAGGCGTCCGAGGTGGTAGTGTGGGGAAGCGGTACACCTCGCCGGGAACTGTTGTATGTCGATGATATGGCCAGTGGCTGTTTGCACTTGATGGAGTTGTCTGATGAGAAAATCGCCCCTGAGCTTTTGAGTTATCCCAAACCTTGTTTTGTCAATCTTGGGACAGGTGAAGATGTCACCATTCGTGAGCTTGCAGAAACAGTCAAGAGTATTGTGGGTTTTGAAGGCGCACTGGTGTTTGACTCCACAAAGCCGGACGGTACGCCAAGAAAAATGCAAGATGTGAGCCGGATGCATGACCTTGGGTGGAGGCATTCAATTAGCTTGGTGCAAGGAATTGCTACCACTTATGCATGGTATTTGGAAAGTATTGGATCATAA
- the gmd gene encoding GDP-mannose 4,6-dehydratase, translating to MKKALITGITGQDGSYLAEFLLEKGYEVHGIKRRASSFNTQRVDHIYQDPHIKNAHFRLHYGDLTDSSNLTRILQEVQPDEVYNLGAQSHVAVSFESPEYTVDVDGVGTLRILEAVRLLGLQHKTHYYQASTSELYGLVQEIPQKETTPFYPRSPYAVAKLYAYWITVNYREAYGMYACNGILFNHESPRRGETFVTRKITRGLANIAQGLEEFLYMGNIDSLRDWGHAKDYVKMQWLMLQQETPEDFVIATGVQYTVRQFITWAAKELGITLKFEGEGVEETGSVVSVHGDKAPAVKVGDILVRIDPRYFRPSEVETLLGDPTKAKEKLGWIPEITVQEMCAEMVAEDLKTAQRHALLKKHGYELPIAVES from the coding sequence ATGAAAAAAGCACTTATAACCGGTATTACCGGTCAGGATGGCTCATATCTGGCGGAATTTCTCCTTGAAAAAGGGTACGAAGTCCATGGCATCAAGCGTCGTGCTTCATCTTTCAACACTCAACGCGTGGATCACATATATCAAGACCCGCATATTAAAAACGCGCACTTCAGACTGCACTATGGCGACCTGACCGATTCTTCAAATCTGACCCGTATTCTGCAGGAAGTGCAGCCGGACGAGGTGTACAATCTGGGCGCACAATCCCATGTTGCCGTCAGTTTTGAGTCGCCGGAGTACACGGTTGATGTAGATGGTGTAGGAACGTTGCGTATTCTTGAGGCGGTACGGTTGCTCGGCTTGCAACACAAGACCCATTACTATCAAGCATCAACATCCGAATTATACGGGCTTGTGCAGGAGATTCCGCAGAAAGAGACAACTCCTTTCTATCCCCGCTCCCCTTATGCTGTTGCAAAACTATACGCCTACTGGATTACCGTTAACTATCGTGAGGCGTATGGTATGTATGCCTGCAACGGTATCTTGTTCAATCATGAATCCCCCCGTCGTGGCGAAACTTTTGTTACGCGAAAGATAACCAGGGGACTTGCCAATATTGCTCAAGGTCTCGAAGAATTCCTGTATATGGGCAACATCGATTCATTGCGCGACTGGGGACATGCCAAAGATTACGTAAAAATGCAGTGGCTTATGTTGCAGCAGGAAACCCCGGAGGATTTTGTCATCGCCACCGGTGTTCAATATACTGTCAGACAGTTTATTACCTGGGCGGCCAAAGAGTTGGGGATTACCCTGAAGTTTGAGGGTGAAGGAGTTGAGGAGACAGGCAGCGTTGTTTCTGTACACGGTGACAAGGCTCCTGCGGTAAAAGTGGGCGATATTCTGGTGCGTATTGATCCCCGCTATTTCAGGCCATCGGAGGTTGAAACGCTCCTAGGCGACCCGACAAAGGCAAAGGAAAAACTTGGTTGGATACCGGAAATTACCGTTCAGGAGATGTGCGCAGAAATGGTTGCGGAAGACCTCAAAACAGCCCAACGACATGCGTTGCTGAAAAAACATGGCTATGAACTGCCGATCGCCGTTGAAAGTTGA
- a CDS encoding mannose-1-phosphate guanylyltransferase/mannose-6-phosphate isomerase codes for MIIPVILSGGTGSRLWPLSRELYPKQLLPLVNDQTMLQNTVLRTKGQEDVAEPIIVCNEEHRFMVAEQLRSISATPKAILLEPVGRNTAPAVAVAALHALVDANDPLLLILPSDHVIQNFACFHKAVAEGAELARNGMLVTFGIVPNAPESGYGYIKAGEALRVKGVAAGAFKVEQFVEKPDQATAEQYLASGDYYWNSGMFLFSANSYLQELEQCAPEMVRACRMSIELAKSDQDFVRLDKSAFASCLSDSIDYAVMEKTDKAVVIPLDTGWNDVGAWSALWEIGEKDKDGNVVRGDVIAHDSHGCYFQSNNRLVTAVGLEDHVIVETADAVLVAPKNRVQDVKSIVNQLNAQGRSESVIHRKVYRPWGAYQSVDNAERFQVKRITVNPGATLSLQMHHHRAEHWIVVKGTACITKGAETIMLSENQSVYIPLGVTHRLENPGVIPLELIEVQSGSYLGEDDIVRFEDHYGRT; via the coding sequence ATGATCATCCCCGTAATCCTATCCGGCGGCACCGGCAGCCGTCTATGGCCGCTATCCCGAGAACTGTATCCGAAACAGCTGCTGCCTCTTGTCAATGATCAGACAATGCTCCAAAACACTGTGCTTCGCACCAAAGGTCAGGAAGATGTGGCCGAGCCGATCATTGTCTGCAATGAAGAGCACCGTTTCATGGTAGCCGAACAACTCCGCTCCATTTCAGCCACACCCAAAGCCATACTGCTGGAGCCGGTGGGGCGGAATACGGCACCCGCTGTTGCTGTGGCGGCGCTGCACGCTCTCGTCGATGCCAATGACCCTCTCCTGCTGATTCTGCCATCCGACCATGTCATTCAGAACTTCGCCTGTTTTCACAAGGCGGTTGCTGAAGGCGCAGAGCTTGCCAGAAATGGCATGCTGGTCACATTCGGTATCGTGCCGAATGCCCCGGAATCCGGTTATGGGTATATAAAGGCGGGGGAAGCGCTAAGAGTCAAGGGTGTGGCGGCGGGGGCTTTCAAGGTCGAGCAGTTTGTGGAAAAACCGGACCAGGCCACGGCCGAGCAGTATCTGGCTTCGGGCGACTATTATTGGAACAGCGGGATGTTCCTTTTCAGTGCGAACTCCTATCTGCAGGAACTGGAGCAATGCGCCCCAGAGATGGTGCGGGCATGCCGCATGTCTATCGAGCTTGCCAAATCGGATCAGGATTTTGTCAGGCTGGATAAATCGGCCTTTGCTTCATGCCTTTCCGATTCGATCGACTACGCTGTAATGGAAAAAACGGACAAAGCCGTTGTTATTCCCCTTGATACCGGTTGGAACGATGTCGGTGCGTGGTCGGCATTGTGGGAGATTGGCGAGAAAGACAAGGATGGGAATGTGGTGCGGGGAGATGTTATTGCCCACGACAGCCATGGCTGTTACTTCCAGTCAAATAACAGGCTGGTAACCGCCGTCGGCCTTGAAGATCATGTAATCGTAGAAACCGCCGACGCCGTGCTGGTAGCTCCTAAAAATCGGGTACAGGATGTAAAATCCATCGTTAATCAATTGAATGCGCAGGGCCGTTCTGAGTCGGTGATCCATCGCAAGGTATACCGTCCCTGGGGTGCCTATCAATCGGTAGACAACGCTGAACGTTTCCAGGTGAAGCGGATCACGGTGAATCCGGGGGCAACACTTTCGCTCCAGATGCATCATCACCGGGCTGAACACTGGATCGTGGTGAAGGGAACGGCGTGCATTACAAAAGGTGCTGAAACCATCATGCTGTCGGAAAACCAGTCGGTATACATCCCCCTCGGCGTGACACATCGCCTTGAAAATCCCGGGGTCATTCCGCTGGAATTGATAGAGGTACAGTCGGGGAGTTATCTCGGGGAGGATGATATTGTCAGGTTTGAAGACCACTACGGTCGAACCTGA
- a CDS encoding phosphomannomutase, which produces MNLNCFKAYDIRGRVPDELNEDIAYRIGRAYAELLKPARVIIGRDIRLSSASLADALTGGLTDGGSDVFDIGICGTEQVYFATFHEGMDGGIMVTASHNPMDYNGMKLVREGSRPISGDSGLNEIRELVRTNRFVPQGKTGTVTPLDIDAAYVSHLLGYVDGAALRPLKVVVNAGNGCAGHTIDLLERHLPFSFIKVHHEADGNFPNGIPNPLLPENRAATIAAVKEHNADVGIAWDGDFDRCFLFDGQGNFIEGYYIVGLLASAILVKHPGARIIHDPRLTWNTVDIVQSAGGTPVMSKTGHAFIKERMRAEDAVYGGEMSAHHYFRNFAYCDSGMIPWLLVLEIMCKTGKKLSELVGERMRMFPASGEINRTIADPGASIARVKERYHPLALVVDNTDGVSMEFAHWRFNLRCSNTEPVLRLNVESRGDEGIMSDKTAELLQLVDTAEMRGREALIVNFISTACK; this is translated from the coding sequence ATGAATTTAAACTGCTTCAAGGCCTACGACATCCGCGGTCGAGTACCCGATGAACTGAATGAGGATATCGCCTACCGCATCGGCAGGGCCTACGCCGAACTTCTGAAACCAGCCAGGGTTATCATCGGCCGTGATATCCGCCTGTCAAGCGCATCCCTGGCCGACGCCCTGACGGGTGGTCTGACCGATGGCGGCAGCGATGTGTTCGACATCGGCATCTGCGGGACCGAGCAGGTCTATTTTGCCACATTCCATGAAGGGATGGACGGCGGCATCATGGTGACCGCCAGCCACAACCCTATGGACTATAATGGCATGAAGCTGGTGCGCGAGGGGTCGCGGCCGATCAGCGGCGACAGCGGCCTGAACGAGATCAGGGAACTGGTACGGACCAACCGCTTCGTCCCGCAAGGAAAGACTGGCACTGTTACCCCCCTGGACATCGATGCGGCGTATGTCTCTCACCTGCTTGGCTACGTGGATGGTGCTGCCCTGCGTCCCCTGAAGGTGGTGGTGAATGCCGGCAATGGCTGCGCCGGCCATACCATCGACCTGCTGGAACGGCATCTCCCCTTTTCGTTCATCAAGGTGCACCACGAGGCGGACGGGAACTTCCCCAACGGCATCCCCAATCCGCTCCTGCCGGAGAATCGTGCCGCGACAATTGCCGCGGTGAAGGAGCACAACGCGGACGTCGGCATCGCCTGGGACGGGGACTTCGACCGCTGTTTCCTGTTCGATGGGCAGGGCAACTTCATCGAAGGGTATTATATCGTGGGCCTTTTAGCCTCCGCCATACTGGTGAAGCATCCCGGTGCCAGGATCATCCACGACCCGCGCCTGACCTGGAATACGGTGGATATCGTCCAGAGCGCCGGAGGGACACCTGTCATGAGTAAGACCGGGCACGCTTTCATCAAAGAGCGGATGCGGGCTGAGGATGCTGTGTACGGCGGTGAGATGAGCGCCCACCATTATTTCAGAAATTTCGCTTACTGCGACAGCGGCATGATCCCCTGGCTGCTGGTGCTGGAGATCATGTGCAAGACGGGGAAGAAACTTTCGGAACTGGTCGGGGAAAGAATGCGCATGTTCCCGGCCAGTGGCGAGATCAATCGGACAATAGCTGATCCCGGTGCTTCCATTGCGAGAGTGAAGGAACGGTACCACCCTTTGGCGCTGGTCGTTGACAATACCGATGGTGTGAGTATGGAGTTTGCCCATTGGCGTTTCAACCTCCGCTGCTCAAATACCGAGCCTGTCCTCAGGCTCAACGTGGAATCGAGGGGGGATGAGGGAATCATGTCTGACAAGACCGCGGAGCTGTTACAGCTTGTGGATACCGCTGAGATGCGAGGCCGCGAGGCCCTAATCGTCAACTTCATCTCGACGGCCTGTAAGTAG
- a CDS encoding sugar transferase — protein MLKQQARLFTRLAVAVDAACIVAALPLSYAFIQSFDQRLAHFQTYSWVLLIILPVWLFLLAHCGLYASLRTRTFPQIIGSLLKVHLFGGILVASAIYLVDPKGFSRLLLITNIVTCLFLLTAAKGGIKLLLSHFRRKGYNIRHILIVGTGEKLQHFVDLIRRHADWGLVISGIVDFCEDPKQFPGCIDLGHMDDLIDTCKLNPIDEVVFSVPPEKLTAMDHYISTLQEMGITVRMVIDLYDFPTSRKELSLFHGDIPMLTFHSKAFDAEQLFLKRCLDIIGAIAGLAINVVLFPLIALAIKLDSPGPIFFGQPRVRENGRRFICWKFRTMHVDAEAQKQKLMALNEMKGAMFKIKNDPRVTRVGRFLRKTSLDEFPQFWNVLHGEMSLVGTRPPTPDEVANYQNWHRKRISIKPGITGLWQVSGRSQVQDFDDVVKLDLIYIETWTIWMDIRILLKTPLVMLARRGAS, from the coding sequence ATGCTCAAACAACAGGCGCGATTATTTACCAGGCTGGCAGTTGCGGTGGATGCGGCCTGTATCGTTGCGGCCCTCCCTCTCTCGTATGCCTTTATCCAGTCTTTTGACCAACGGCTTGCCCATTTTCAAACTTACAGCTGGGTTCTGTTGATCATCCTCCCGGTCTGGCTGTTTCTGCTTGCCCATTGTGGCCTGTATGCATCGTTGCGTACCAGAACATTTCCACAAATTATCGGCTCACTACTCAAGGTCCATCTATTCGGCGGCATTTTAGTTGCTTCCGCCATATATTTGGTCGATCCGAAAGGATTCAGCCGACTGCTCCTGATCACGAATATCGTTACCTGTCTTTTTTTGCTTACTGCGGCCAAGGGCGGCATAAAACTGCTGCTGAGTCACTTTCGCCGCAAAGGTTATAACATCAGACACATCCTCATAGTCGGAACCGGAGAGAAATTACAACACTTTGTCGATCTCATCCGGCGGCATGCCGACTGGGGACTTGTGATCTCTGGTATTGTGGATTTTTGTGAAGATCCCAAACAGTTCCCCGGTTGCATCGATCTGGGGCACATGGATGATCTTATAGACACCTGCAAACTAAACCCCATTGACGAGGTTGTTTTCTCTGTCCCACCAGAGAAGCTGACGGCAATGGATCATTACATTAGTACACTACAGGAAATGGGCATTACCGTGCGGATGGTAATAGATCTCTATGATTTTCCCACATCCCGCAAGGAACTCTCGCTCTTCCACGGTGATATCCCGATGCTTACCTTTCATAGCAAGGCGTTCGATGCCGAGCAGCTTTTTCTCAAGCGTTGCCTGGATATCATCGGCGCCATTGCCGGTCTTGCCATCAATGTGGTGTTGTTCCCTTTGATCGCTCTGGCCATAAAGCTCGATTCGCCCGGGCCGATTTTTTTCGGACAGCCGCGTGTGCGGGAAAACGGTCGTCGTTTCATCTGCTGGAAATTCAGAACGATGCATGTTGATGCCGAAGCGCAGAAACAGAAGTTGATGGCCTTGAACGAGATGAAAGGGGCTATGTTCAAAATAAAGAACGATCCACGGGTGACGAGAGTAGGCCGATTTCTGCGCAAAACTAGTCTGGATGAATTTCCACAATTCTGGAATGTGCTACATGGGGAAATGAGTCTGGTAGGTACCCGCCCTCCAACTCCTGACGAAGTAGCCAACTATCAGAACTGGCATCGTAAAAGGATAAGCATCAAACCGGGCATCACTGGACTTTGGCAGGTAAGTGGCAGAAGTCAGGTGCAGGATTTCGACGATGTCGTTAAGCTGGATCTGATTTACATCGAGACATGGACCATTTGGATGGATATCAGAATTCTACTAAAAACTCCATTGGTGATGCTGGCTCGACGAGGAGCAAGCTGA